The following are encoded together in the Peromyscus leucopus breed LL Stock chromosome 1, UCI_PerLeu_2.1, whole genome shotgun sequence genome:
- the LOC114688862 gene encoding putative olfactory receptor 56B2 — MFQDLTNSNSSRFQVSEFILMGFPGIHSWQHWLSLLLALLYVLALIANILIITIIYQEVSLHQPMYHFLGILAIVDMGLATTIMPKILAILWFNAKTISLPECFAQMYAIHCFVAMESGIFVCMAIDRYVAICRPLRYPSIVTESFVIKATLFMVIRNCGTPMSVPVLAAQRNYCSQNQIDHCLCSNLGVTSLSCDDRRINSINQLVLAWTIMGGDLGLIMISYALILRSVLKLNSAEAASKALSTCTSHLILILFFYTVIVVLSITHSAGMKIPLIPVLLNVLHNVIPPALNPMVYALKNKELRHGLYRVIGLELNSNYE, encoded by the coding sequence ATGTTCCAGGATCTGACCAATTCCAACAGCTCTAGATTCCAAGTGTCAGAGTTTATTTTGATGGGATTTCCAGGCATCCACAGCTGGCAGCACTGGCTCTCCCTGCTACTGGCTCTGCTCTATGTCTTGGCTCTCATTGCCAACATACTTATCATTACCATAATCTACCAGGAAGTGTCACTACACCAGCCTATGTACCATTTCCTGGGCATCCTAGCTATTGTGGACATGGGCCTGGCAACTACTATCATGCCTAAGATTTTAGCCATCTTATGGTTCAATGCTAAGACTATCAGCCTCCCAGAGTGCTTTGCTCAGATGTACGCCATCCATTGCTTTGTTGCCATGGAGTCGGGTATCTTTGTCTGCATGGCTATAGATAGGTATGTAGCTATTTGCAGACCACTGAGATACCCTTCAATAGTCACTGAATCTTTTGTGATCAAAGCAACTTTGTTTATGGTAATCAGAAACTGTGGGACTCCCATGTCAGTACCTGTGTTGGCCGCTCAGAGAAATTACTGTTCCCAGAATCAAATCGATCACTGCCTGTGCTCTAACTTGGGAGTCACTAGCCTGTCCTGTGACGACAGGAGAATCAACAGTATCAACCAGCTGGTCCTGGCTTGGACAATCATGGGaggtgacctgggtttgattatGATTTCATATGCTTTGATTCTTCGGTCTGTGCTGAAGCTGAACTCTGCAGAAGCTGCATCCAAGGCCTTAAGTACCTGTACTTCTCACCTCATTCTAATCCTTTTCTTCTACACTGTCATTGTTGTCCTTTCCATCACTCACAGTGCAGGAATGAAAATTCCCCTCATCCCGGTTCTGCTGAATGTGCTGCACAACGTTATTCCCCCTGCTCTGAATCCCATGGTTTATGCACTCAAGAACAAAGAACTCAGGCATGGCTTATACAGAGtgattggcctggaactgaaCAGTAACTACGAGTGA
- the LOC114688861 gene encoding putative olfactory receptor 56B2, translated as MFQKLRDFNSSRLQVSEFILMGFPGIHSWQHWLSLPLALLYVLALIANTFIVTIIHQEASLHQPMYHFLGILAIVDMGLATTIMPKILVILWFNAKTISFNECFAQMYAIHFFVAMESGIFVCMAIDRYVAICRPLRYPSIVTESFVVKATLFMALRNCVAPMSVPVLAAQRNYCSQNQINHCFCTNLGVTSLSCDDRKINSINQLVLAWAIMGSDLGLIMISYALILRSVLKLNSAEAVSKALSTCTSHLILILFFYTVIIVMSITHSAKMSVPVIPVLLNVLHNVIAPALNPMVYALKNKELKQGLYKVLKLDVKGD; from the coding sequence ATGTTCCAGAAGCTCAGAGATTTCAACAGCTCTAGGCTCCAGGTATCTGAGTTTATTCTGATGGGATTTCCAGGCATCCACAGCTGGCAGCACTGGCTCTCCCTGCCACTGGCTCTGCTCTATGTCTTGGCTCTCATTGCCAACACATTTATCGTGACTATCATTCACCAAGAGGCATCACTACACCAGCCTATGTACCATTTCCTGGGCATCCTGGCTATTGTGGACATGGGCCTGGCAACTACTATCATGCCCAAGATTTTAGTCATCTTATGGTTCAATGCTAAGACTATCAGTTTCAATGAATGCTTTGCTCAGATGTATGCCATCCACTTTTTTGTTGCCATGGAGTCGGGTATCTTTGTCTGCATGGCTATAGATAGATATGTAGCCATTTGCAGACCACTGAGATACCCTTCAATAGTTACTGAATCTTTTGTGGTCAAAGCAACTTTGTTTATGGCCCTCAGAAACTGTGTGGCTCCCATGTCAGTTCCTGTATTGGCTGCTCAGAGAAATTACTGTTCCCAGAATCAAATCAACCACTGTTTTTGTACTAACCTGGGAGTTACTAGCTTATCTTGTGATGACAGGAAAATCAACAGCATCAACCAGCTGGTTCTGGCTTGGGCAATCATGGGCAGTGATCTGGGTTTGATTATGATTTCATATGCTTTGATTCTTCGGTCTGTGCTGAAGCTGAACTCTGCAGAAGCTGTGTCTAAGGCCTTAAGTACCTGCACCTCTCACCTCATCCTAATCCTTTTCTTCTACACTGTCATCATTGTCATGTCCATCACTCATAGTGCAAAAATGTCAGTTCCTGTCATCCCGGTTCTGCTGAACGTGCTGCACAACGTTATTGCCCCTGCTCTGAACCCCATGGTTTATGCTCTTAAGAACAAAGAACTAAAACAAGGCTTATACAAGGTGCTTAAGCTGGATGTCAAAGGAgactaa